The following are encoded in a window of Brettanomyces bruxellensis chromosome 9, complete sequence genomic DNA:
- a CDS encoding uncharacterized protein (MEROPS:MER0043126~CAZy:CE1): MSFNIDEKIPSFDGKLLKLSHNSPITHTKMLLSLYLPHQYFEKADNKVLPVILFLSGLNCSPDNPTEKSFIQPYANMYGFSVLFPDTSPRINDVRLKKGIGSSFYLDATENPWCKNFKMYSYIMKDLIPNIGKEFPKLDTDNMSICGHSMGGFGALMFYLKTPERFKSCSAFAPLTHPSICPGENKFFKLFLGLAQSEWKKYDPCELIKTYNGPKRPILIHQGTGDKYYIGKELLPEDFVKASEGTILEGLINIKFKDGYGHNYYLVSSFMAEQCLFHAKYLGLI, translated from the coding sequence ATGAGTTTTAATATCGATGAAAAAATCCCATCTTTTGATGGAAAATTACTCAAGCTATCACACAATTCTCCTATTACCCATACGAAAATGTTGCTCAGCCTttatcttcctcatcaatACTTTGAAAAGGCAGATAATAAGGTACTCCCTGTTATATTGTTTCTTTCTGGCCTCAACTGTTCGCCAGATAATCCAACAGAAAAAAGCTTTATCCAACCATATGCAAACATGTATGGGTTTTCTGTTCTCTTTCCAGATACGTCTCCAAGGATAAACGACGtaagattaaaaaaagggaTTGgatcttcattttatttagaTGCCACGGAAAATCCATGGTgtaaaaatttcaaaatgtaTTCCTACATTATGAAGGATTTAATTCCAAATATAGGAAAAGAATTTCCAAAGCTTGACACCGATAATATGTCAATATGTGGACACTCGATGGGTGGGTTTGGCGCTCTTATGTTCTATCTTAAAACGCCGGAAAGGTTTAAATCATGCTCGGCATTTGCGCCATTAACACATCCTAGCATCTGTCCTGGAGAAAATAAgttcttcaaattatttctcGGATTAGCACAATCTgaatggaaaaaatatgatcCCTGTGAACTAATAAAAACTTACAATGGTCCAAAAAGGCCGATCTTGATTCATCAGGGTACAGGAGATAAGTATTATATTGGGAAAGAACTATTACCTGAGGATTTTGTTAAAGCATCAGAGGGAACGATCTTGGAAGGCCTCATTAATATTAAATTCAAAGATGGATATGGCCATAACTATTATCTTGTATCATCGTTTATGGCAGAGCAATGTCTATTTCATGCGAAATACCTAGGTTTGATTtaa
- a CDS encoding uncharacterized protein (MEROPS:MER0043126~CAZy:CE1), translated as MNFNIFEQKESFGGKLLKLTHNSSVTHTTMTLNLYLPHQYFDCHTAESLPIILFLAGFGCNPNNPSEKSFIQPYANEYGFAVLMPDTSPRVKDGQYKLGDGANFYLDATQKPWDKMFNMYSYIIKDLIPNIGKSFKILDLKRMSICGHSMGGLGSLLLFLKNPNLFKCCSAFAPLTHPMVCPGENKYFKIYLGSDKLEWSKYDPCELIKAYVGPKRPILIFQGTSDKFYIGKELLPEQFLKSSKGTLLEGLVDLRLEKGYDHSYYFVSSFMSETCAFHAKYLGLA; from the coding sequence ATGAATTTCAACATATTCGAACAAAAAGAGTCATTTGGGGGTAAGCTACTCAAACTGACTCATAATTCATCTGTAACACATACAACGATGACCTTAAATTTGTACCTACCTCATCAATACTTTGATTGTCATACAGCAGAGTCCTTACCAATTATCCTATTTTTAGCGGGATTTGGCTGTAACCCAAATAATCCATCTGAGAAAAGCTTTATACAACCATATGCGAATGAGTACGGTTTTGCTGTACTTATGCCAGATACATCTCCCAGAGTTAAAGATGGGCAGTATAAGTTAGGTGATGGTGCTAATTTTTATCTTGATGCGACTCAGAAACCTTGGGATAAGATGTTTAACATGTACTCATATATCATTAAGGATCTTATCCCAAATATAGGAAAGAGCTTTAAAATTTTAGACTTAAAGAGAATGTCTATTTGTGGTCATTCAATGGGTGGTCTTGGATCACTACTGCTATTTCTTAAGAatccaaatttatttaaatgCTGCTCTGCATTTGCTCCTTTGACTCATCCGATGGTTTGTCCAGGGGAGAATAAGTATTTTAAGATATATCTTGGTTCAGATAAGCTTGAATGGTCAAAATATGACCCTTGTGAGTTAATTAAGGCTTATGTTGGACCTAAAAGACCAATTCTAATTTTTCAAGGCACAAGTGATAAATTTTATATTGGTAAAGAACTTCTTCCTGAACAATTTTTAAAATCATCGAAAGGTACATTACTTGAAGGACTCGTTGATCTTCGGCTTGAAAAAGGTTACGATCattcttattattttgtatCATCATTCATGTCTGAGACATGTGCTTTTCATGCTAAATATCTAGGTTTAGCGTGA